In a genomic window of Ranitomeya imitator isolate aRanImi1 chromosome 5, aRanImi1.pri, whole genome shotgun sequence:
- the GPR63 gene encoding probable G-protein coupled receptor 63 encodes MVFSAMLTPAHPVTSDSTHIIYVHGYTNVTAPQPSFRGSLDLPPKYSPVAMTTAGTISVNTTASPTQAAKDLYDTLNLPLQIILSIVMIIILLLSFLGNFVVCLMVYQKAAMRSAINILLASLAFADLLLSILNMPFALITIIITEWIFGEVFCRVSAMFFWLFVIEGVAILLIISIDRFLIIVQKQDKLNPYRAKILIVISWATSFCVAFPLAVGNPQLQAPSRAPQCVFGYTTNAGYKAYVILVVLIFFFIPFMVMLYAFMGILNTVRHNAVRIHSHPDSICLSQASKLGLMSLQRPFQMNIDISFKTRAFTTILILFIVFIVCWAPFATYSLVATFNSDFYNKSNFFEISTWLLWLCYLKSALNPIIYYWRIKKFRDACLDLMPKYFKFLPQLPGHTRRRIRPSAIYVCGEHRSVV; translated from the coding sequence ATGGTGTTCTCAGCAATGCTGACACCTGCTCATCCCGTGACATCGGATAGCACACACATCATTTATGTACATGGCTATACCAACGTAACAGCGCCTCAGCCTTCATTTCGTGGCAGTTTGGATCTCCCGCCAAAATACAGTCCAGTTGCCATGACCACAGCTGGTACCATATCGGTGAACACAACTGCTTCTCCCACGCAAGCAGCGAAAGATCTGTACGATACCTTGAATTTACCCCTTCAGATAATACTCTCCATCGTGATGATTATTATTCTGTTACTATCATTCCTTGGAAACTTTGTCGTTTGTCTCATGGTCTACCAAAAAGCCGCCATGCGATCTGCGATTAATATTCTTCTAGCAAGCCTGGCGTTCGCTGACTTACTGCTTTCCATTCTCAACATGCCCTTTGCTTTGATAACAATCATTATAACGGAGTGGATTTTCGGAGAAGTTTTCTGTAGAGTATCTGCCATGTTTTTTTGGCTGTTTGTTATAGAAGGTGTGGCCATCCTGCTTATAATAAGCATAGACCGGTTTCTAATTATTGTACAGAAGCAAGACAAACTCAATCCCTATCGGGCAAAGATTCTCATTGTGATCTCATGGGCAACCTCATTTTGCGTAGCTTTTCCCCTTGCCGTCGGGAACCCACAACTACAAGCTCCGTCGAGAGCTCCACAGTGCGTGTTTGGCTACACTACCAATGCTGGATATAAAGCTTATGTGATTCTCGTGGTCCTGATTTTCTTTTTTATTCCTTTTATGGTGATGCTTTATGCTTTTATGGGCATATTGAACACTGTGCGGCACAATGCAGTCCGTATACATAGCCATCCGGACAGCATATGCCTCAGCCAGGCGAGCAAGCTAGGTCTCATGAGCCTTCAACGGCCTTTCCAAATGAACATAGACATCAGCTTTAAAACTCGTGCCTTCACTACCATATTGATTTTATTCATTGTCTTTATAGTCTGCTGGGCACCATTCGCGACTTATAGCCTTGTTGCTACATTTAACAGTGACTTTTACAACAAGAGCAACTTCTTTGAGATAAGCACATGGCTTCTTTGGCTATGCTACCTCAAGTCTGCACTAAACCCAATAATCTACTACTGGAGGATTAAGAAATTCCGGGATGCGTGTTTAGATCTCATGCCCAAGTACTTCAAATTTTTACCCCAGTTACCTGGACACACAAGAAGAAGAATCCGCCCTAGCGCCATATATGTGTGCGGGGAACACAGATCtgtagtgtga